The nucleotide sequence AAACCGCGCACCATTTTCATAGAAACCTCCTAAAGATTATAATCTATAAATTTTATGGTGGCGCTTTCATAAAATTACCCAATCCTGTTAAATATCATAATTACCATATTTACCCATTACGCAATTGGTCAGCAAACAGGATTCTTTACTCACTTAGTTAAGTTGGGGAAAATCACGAATAAAACTACGTCGATTGGGACATTCTATTTGCGATTCAAAAATTAGGAGGATTTGCCAATGAAACGAATTAGCCTACAGATGCTTATTCTTATTATGACCGTCCTTTTGTTCACTGGGTGCAATACATATACGGATGAGGGAGCAGAAACTTATCAGGTAAATAATGATGGTGCACAAATCCAGAAAATCAACCAGGAGTACACCTCCAATTCATATAACCAAACATCCAGGATTCATGTGGATGAAAATGCGGAGGACCAAGTAGAAATGCTGAATGAAGTTCAAAGTGCAACCGTTATTACCATTCAGAAAAAAGCGTATGTGGCCGTTGTTCTGGAAAATGGGGACACAGATGGAGTTCCAGGTGATTTAAAGGAAAAGATTTCGCAACAGATCAAAGTCACCGATGAGTCAATTACAGATGTTTATGTATCATCCAATGCGAAATTTGTTGTCAGTATGACAGACTATAAAGAGCAGCTTCAAAGCGGAAGACCAATTGTGGGGCTTACTAAAGACTTTAATGCGACAATAGAAGGAAATTTCCCTGGCAGCCGTTAAATAAACAGCCAGGTTCGGCAATTTGTAAGGGCA is from Mesobacillus boroniphilus and encodes:
- a CDS encoding YhcN/YlaJ family sporulation lipoprotein yields the protein MKRISLQMLILIMTVLLFTGCNTYTDEGAETYQVNNDGAQIQKINQEYTSNSYNQTSRIHVDENAEDQVEMLNEVQSATVITIQKKAYVAVVLENGDTDGVPGDLKEKISQQIKVTDESITDVYVSSNAKFVVSMTDYKEQLQSGRPIVGLTKDFNATIEGNFPGSR